One genomic segment of Desulforamulus reducens MI-1 includes these proteins:
- a CDS encoding 3D domain-containing protein yields the protein MLWQEKACRLLLGVLCLQVAFFIYCLCCANHLVIIVDGRKIPVIHFQGSVADALDKAQVTLRRADIVEPSLSSRVREDIHIFVTRVHTKEITNQEVIQYKILKKLDYNLHTGEQKVLQYGKIGLKRKYVQITYQNGKEVKRETLRTQVIRKPKPQVIAYGAAKAVSRGVSRPTKGGAIRNYSNLVQDGKTITVVSTAYTNTGRRTATGVYPSEGMVAVDPKVIPLGTKLYIEKYGFAVAADTGGDIKGNRVDVFFGSYNQAIKWGRRTVKVQILE from the coding sequence ATGTTATGGCAAGAAAAGGCCTGTCGGCTCCTCTTAGGGGTACTCTGCCTGCAAGTAGCCTTTTTTATTTATTGTCTCTGCTGTGCCAACCACCTGGTGATTATTGTGGATGGTCGAAAAATACCCGTTATTCACTTTCAAGGTTCAGTGGCGGATGCATTGGATAAGGCACAGGTAACTTTAAGAAGAGCTGACATTGTTGAACCATCCTTAAGTTCTCGGGTTAGGGAGGATATACACATTTTTGTTACCAGGGTCCATACCAAGGAGATAACAAATCAAGAAGTTATTCAATATAAGATTCTCAAAAAACTTGATTACAATCTGCACACAGGAGAACAGAAAGTTTTACAATATGGAAAAATTGGCCTGAAACGTAAATATGTTCAGATAACCTATCAGAATGGTAAGGAAGTAAAGAGGGAGACGTTAAGAACCCAGGTTATTCGTAAACCGAAGCCCCAGGTAATTGCCTATGGTGCTGCAAAAGCTGTTTCCCGAGGTGTATCCCGACCTACCAAGGGAGGGGCTATCCGGAATTATAGTAACCTAGTACAGGATGGGAAAACCATCACTGTGGTTTCCACTGCCTACACCAATACTGGTCGCCGCACAGCCACAGGTGTTTATCCCTCAGAGGGGATGGTGGCAGTGGATCCAAAGGTTATTCCCCTGGGGACAAAATTATATATTGAAAAATACGGCTTTGCCGTGGCTGCAGATACAGGAGGCGACATAAAAGGTAATCGAGTCGACGTATTCTTTGGTTCATACAATCAAGCCATTAAATGGGGTAGACGTACGGTAAAGGTGCAAATCCTGGAATAA